Genomic segment of Engystomops pustulosus chromosome 8, aEngPut4.maternal, whole genome shotgun sequence:
gatcatatcttggttcattcctgatctgagtggttttgctgaaacaacaattataacattcaggaccttgggaaagttgggtcagtctggctgcctagataaacacattagacaTGAAGCTTGTACAAACAAAGaataggacaggcactaccaatgtaTACAGATAACAAATAAGTCCACGTATCCTAGGAGAGCATGTaaccaacaaaagaacaaaagagaggatgcgtatgatggactaaggtaatatcagaaaaactttattaatacataaacacagtaacaacaaaaccacataataaaaacacttaaaaagtgcaccatgcaaggtgtacttaacctcccaggaccagtgtgtcctgggctccccagccccaagccgaccaagtcaaaacgacaaatgtgtgatgcaggacaatgaggggagtactaaatacagctgaataacatcaaattgcaacaggcaatatgtgcatacataaagtgaccagtgcaaaaaataaatgaacccaacagtcctgtatatagtagcctaaatgcctgaagtatacggtacctaatgtggatccatatggtaaggtgagagaggcagaaaggcaaggtcggagtggggaggaggagagaggcgcgaaccccacgcgtatcgtcacctgctccggtgacttcctcaggggtgtgtggCTCAATACCGTCGTGGTCCTGTTTATATGGGGTCCCCCCGCCCATAGGAACAATCCCCGCccccacacaaaaaaaacctattacCTGCTAATTTGACAGCTGCAGATGGCATGTGGTGGAATGGATCATGCATATGCGGAAGtgatctagatcatgtgaccagtcagctgcaggaagtgatctagatcatgtgaccagtcagctgcaggaagtgatctagatcatgtgaccagtcagctgcaggaagtgatctagatcatgtgaccagtcacatgATCGGAGTTTACCTCAGATGAAAACAAAGACGGATAAATGCACCTGCGCTGAGAAATGGTGTCACTTGCATCGCCGATTCAAGATAAGTATATGATACAGTGAAGCAAGGATCATGTTTTTGCCACAAAGGACCAAGATGTGTATGAGATGTAATAATAGAGTACAGACCAATCACATAGTAAGCGTTTGTTCAAATGAACACAAATACGAATAATACCACCTATATTGCAGATTCTAAATATGTATAAAGAATAATGGTGTAATAACAGAGAACAGAGAAAGTCAGAGTCCTAAAATACAAAAAGTACACTCTTTTTTACGGAAAGAATCGAAAGCGATCACCAGACACCGGTCACATGATCGGGGTCTACTCAGATGAGAACAAGGACGGGTAAATGCGCCTGCGCTGAGAAATGATATCACCTGCATCGCCGATTCTAGGTGAGTATACAGTGAAACAAGGATcatgttttcattaaaaaaaaaaatatatatatatatatatataaataaataaataattaaaataaaaaataattattataaatatatacaataatggaATATAGACCAATCACATGGTGAGAGTCGTGAGCGAGGCATGATTACTGAGTGAGACATTATGACCAAATattacacaaaaaatttttttatatagacAATGATCATAAACAATAACTATATTCCAACCAAGGGGTACGATGGCCAGTGCATCTGTAACCCTCTTTTTGGGTGATAGAGTCCCAACTCAGTGAAGTTGTGCAATAAACAGGTGATAATGGTACAGATCAAAGCCGTGCCAAACCTATGAACACCAGCAGTTTTATGAAGGTATGGTCTTATAATAGAAGGCCCAAGCAGTATTCCAACAGAGGGGTACGATGGCCAGTGCATCTGTAACCCTCCTTTTAGGCGGTGGAATATCGACTCAGTGAAGTTGTGCAATAAACAGGTGATTATGATATAAATCAAAGCCGTGCCAAATCCGTGTATACCGACAGTTTTATGAAAGTCTGATCCTATAATAGAAAACCCAAACAGTAGAAACGACAAGATATTATGGAATACAGAAGAGCGTGAGTTATCTGCAGGCGGAATGCCCAATGTTATGCAGCCAAGTGGCGaacttggggaaaaaaaaaaaaaaaaaattaattatatatACATGTCCATAATGAAGGTATCACAGCAGGTAATGTACGAGGATGTAATTATGTCTTAGAGCAGAAAAACAGGTAAGGTGTGGGAGGGGACTACCCCCACGGGCAGGAGGaccaccaaaaacaaaaaagatacaGTAAAATAGGGTAACAACTCATGCAGACTAACACGtgaagcttgtaattacaaatggaggttagtcaagacatgactaatcaacccgagctggatcactcatacacagcagctctgggattgtgcagcaattgattattctgccttcaggcacaacccagagattacatcatcctctcctgcagggaataactaatgtgctagaacagtgatggcgaacctttaagagaccgagtgcccaaactataaccaaaatccatttgattaccgcaaagtgccaacattgaattttaagcagtaacttattgctacctgctcttcgacatctatcaatcgtatcggccccttgaggccactaatacagttgaaagaaggaggcagcttgtctccagggtctctctgtacagtaagaaggtagggtccagtaggatgacctacaaagatactgcagttctatcaacactttctcacttttaccgcagttcccaacatccaatgaagtgtcgttttaaaatagcGCCGATTGCagaatctcttaaattgcctgggtctgcaggaagatttggtgaattgggtcctgtttggtgagctctgtcttgggatcaatggcctgagtgcccacagaaagggttctgagtgccacctctggcacccgtgccataggttcgccaccactgtactagaagaagcgctgaaccagccatagaaacatcagagcttcattatcataatgttatatctgttttatcagcaaaaccactcagcacaggggttaaccaagatatgatcctgcatcagtgtagctacagcattctcaaggtatgtttgcttcataatgcatcaactcaaatggtaggttttctttcaaTAAATTAGTCTGGAAGTTTTACATCTAAACCTCTGATGTATATTCACATTTATACAAGTTTTTATTAGAATTTATTGCACTCTTTTCATGTTTTTAATCCTTTACAGGCCTTTGGTCACTATTCATTCCTTGGATCTAACCCACCGAGCCCCACTCTTCCATAAGGCCTTATACAGTAACTAGAGGATATCCCTGACAACCTAATATACAGTCTAATAAAGATGGTCTAGTACGCTCTAATAAAATTAAAGATTTATTTACTTTTAGAATTCCCATAGAATTCCTATATTAAGCAGGTATAAATAAGTGACCAGTCTCTGTGGGTGGGATCCGGGACCCCCAGTAATCATACTAATGAGGGTCTGCATACTGCACAGCAACTGATTACAGGGGGGGGGCTTGAAATCCCCTTTTCACATGAACAAGCAGTCAGAACCTCAGCGATTAGATGTCCTAAAAACATCCCTTTTAATTGACATTTGTTTCACATTAGCTCCTTATAGTGGATGTGCCGGTAAGGTATAATGGGCAATGAATATCAGTCGCCTTTTGTAACAGTCTGAGAAAGAATAAAAATTGGAGAAATTtttaagataaaaataaaacCGTGCAAATTCTAACGTTCCTCCTGCTTCTTTGCTTTACCATCACAGTAGTCAGAACCCGGCAAACAAGACATAAATAATTTATCATTCCTACCTCCTGCAAACATTAGTAAAACTTCCCAAAACTTTTACAGCAGATTTTGCTATTGAAGCCTTTagatctatataaataaagattattgttatttttataaatTCAGTATTTAAAAGCAGCAACTGCCTTTACCGAGTTGTTAGTTGAGCAATTCCCTATGACAGCAACGTCTACATGGATAGTTTATCATTCCTACCTCCTGCAAACTTTTGTAAAACTTCCCAAAACTTTTACAGCAGGTTTTGCTACTGAAGCCTTTagaactatataaatgaagattattgttatttttataaatTCAGTATCTAAAAGCAGCAACTGCCTTTACTGAGTTGTTAGTTGAGCAATTCCCTATGACAGCAAAGCAAAAGTATAAAGATTTCTAGATTCATAAGCAAAGGGTTAATTTCCTAGCAAACACACTGAAGGTCTCCAGGGCTCAAAATAGAGCAAAGATTGCATCATCATAATAAGAGGATATTTACACTACAAATGTAATagaggagactggaggttccAAATCTGCAGACTAAGTATCTACATTGTAGCTACAGTAAGGAACACCctgcccctttaaggctgagCCCTGTACAACCCACACTAGACCATAGCAGAGCAGGAAGTGGTGAGCACTGCTAAGTTACTGAAGAGTTAATGCCTCCTCCAGGATCCAGGAGTGCAGCGTGGCACAGCTGGTGGGCTCCTCCAGAGGGATCTCCCTGTGccccctggtaccagcactcacCCTGGTATTTCCTGGATACTATGTCATGGATACTCTGACAAGGCACAGCCTCCCACTATTCCCTCCTAGGAAGAGGAAGTTTCTTTCTGTATAACGGTCAGAGCTTCAGAAGCCGGGAAAAAGTCTGCAGGAATCTGGAATTTGTGGAGATCTGGTGACCCCCTACCAGCCTGGAGCAGATGGGATGACACCGCCGCCACCACAGCAGGATGACAGTGTACTCCCTAAATCTGAAAGTTTTCTGGCTGCTGGTGCTGGTCTTGTTCTCCGGCATCTGGTGCATGTTCCTtgctctgagaagaagcagccatgaggaggatgggggttgtcAGGAGAACTCGCTCAGCAGTTTGCAACTTTTCTTCAAGCTGGGCTTGGTGATCCTGGTGTGCTATGTGGTCTTCAGATGCTGCAGCTACCCCCAAAATAAGGATTACCCCCTTAATATCCATCAtcagcaccaccagcagcagctcagGAGGAATCTGCTGGAAACTTTCTATGACCAGCACATCAAGCTTTCACCTCATGTTCTTGGCCACAGCAAAGCCCATGTCAGCCAGATCGTGGTTGAGCTCATCAAAGTGGGCAAAGCCAAGCAACACGACACTGGAGTCATCTTCAGAGGGGACTATCTCCAGATCGGTAGCGCCTATGAGCAACATAAAATCAACAGCCCAGACTACTTTGATATCCTGGTGCCACTTAAGATGCCACAGAGTCTCAAGCTGGAGCCTGTTTTTGCAGAGGTTGGTAAAGAGTTTATGCCCGTGCTTCAGGGATCTGTAATATGCGGGGTGGCGGCGCCCAAAAAATCGGAGTGGGTTAAAACGTATAAGCAGTTTAGTGATTGCTTCTGCGTGGAGGTAGACCTCAGGCACCAGCTATCTGCTGCCCTGATCCTCAAGTGGTTCCATTGGAAGATACAGAGATGTCTCAACGTGATCAGGTACCAGTTTGAGGAGAGATGCCATATAACGCTTACTGTATGGGATGATAAACTTGTCCTAAAAATTCTCCCAAGGTCGGATTATGTCTGCTGCCACATTTCCATGTCTGTGAGACTCATCCCTGCTTTTCATCTTGGGGACTCGGTGTATGTTACTGCCCAACCTTGGGGCACTGGAGCCCATCTAAAAAGTTTATATCTGGACCCTTACTGGGGGCTTAATTTTTCAAAATATGAGCAGAAGTACTTGGCCTGGTTCAAAGATCAGGCCCCATCCAACTCATGTCACCTGAAGTGCCTACAGATCATGAAGAGCTTGAGGGACCTGAACGCCAAGACCTTCCAGCCTTCCTTCACGTGTCAGTGGAGAGCCATCTTCTGCTCCTACAACTTGAAAACAGCACTTTTTTACCTTATGCTTCAGATTCCTTTCGAAAAGTGGGATGACTCATTCCTCATGGAGAGGATAGCTGATTTCTTCACGTTCTGGAAGGAATGTTTGCAAAAGGAGGCACTTATGCATTTCTTCCTAGGTAACAGCACCCTTCCTAACTTCATCACCTTGCCAAAAATATTCAAAGAAGCACAACCTGTAAATCTGCTGAAGGGTTACGGGCTGGAGATGTTGGATCAGGCCTGTTTCCAGCTACTAAACTTGTGGGTTCAGATGCCACGGATCCTACGGATGAGCTCCCCTCCGAAGAACTTTATCAGGGAATCATTAAGGTGCAAGCACACAACTCTGTAAAATGACATAGGCTTTATTGCCTCCCGTCTGGCATTGGGAATCTC
This window contains:
- the ITPRIPL2 gene encoding inositol 1,4,5-trisphosphate receptor-interacting protein-like 2; translated protein: MTVYSLNLKVFWLLVLVLFSGIWCMFLALRRSSHEEDGGCQENSLSSLQLFFKLGLVILVCYVVFRCCSYPQNKDYPLNIHHQHHQQQLRRNLLETFYDQHIKLSPHVLGHSKAHVSQIVVELIKVGKAKQHDTGVIFRGDYLQIGSAYEQHKINSPDYFDILVPLKMPQSLKLEPVFAEVGKEFMPVLQGSVICGVAAPKKSEWVKTYKQFSDCFCVEVDLRHQLSAALILKWFHWKIQRCLNVIRYQFEERCHITLTVWDDKLVLKILPRSDYVCCHISMSVRLIPAFHLGDSVYVTAQPWGTGAHLKSLYLDPYWGLNFSKYEQKYLAWFKDQAPSNSCHLKCLQIMKSLRDLNAKTFQPSFTCQWRAIFCSYNLKTALFYLMLQIPFEKWDDSFLMERIADFFTFWKECLQKEALMHFFLGNSTLPNFITLPKIFKEAQPVNLLKGYGLEMLDQACFQLLNLWVQMPRILRMSSPPKNFIRESLRCKHTTL